A genomic stretch from Tenrec ecaudatus isolate mTenEca1 chromosome 17, mTenEca1.hap1, whole genome shotgun sequence includes:
- the CHRNB4 gene encoding neuronal acetylcholine receptor subunit beta-4, giving the protein MRNAHALVLFSLVALSGLGDCRKANTEEKLMDNLLNKTRYNKLIRPATSASQLISIQLQLSLAQLISVNEREQIMTTNIWLKQEWTDYRLAWDSSHYEGVNILRIPAKRIWLPDIVLYNNADGTYEVSLYTNAVVRSNGSIMWLPPAIYTSACRIQVRHFPFDQQNCTLKFRSWTYDHTEIDMVLKTPSASMDDFTPSGEWDILALPGRRTVNPQDPSYVDVTYDFIIKRKPLFYTINLIIPCVLITSLAILVFYLPSDCGEKMTLCISVLLALTVFLLLISKIVPPTSLDVPLIGKYLMFTMVLVTFSIVTSVCVLNVHHRSPSTHTMAPWVQRCFLRMLPTFLFMKRPHGSPTRAPQPSQVPVTASEAPSSAVGPTGAAHLYGNAMYFVNSSSAAPKSPSDSDSAGVPRELRLRSSGRFRQDVQDALEGVSFIAQHMKSDDQDQSVIEDWKYVAMVVDRLFLWVFVLMCVLGTVGLFLPPLFQTHIPPGGP; this is encoded by the exons ATGAGGAATGCGCACGCCCTGGTTCTTTTCTCCCTGGTTGCCCTTTCTGGGCTTG GGGACTGCCGCAAGGCCAACACTGAGGAGAAGCTGATGGACAACCTCCTCAACAAAACCCGCTACAACAAGCTGATCCGCCCCGCCACCAGCGCCTCTCAGCTCATCTCCATCCAGCTGCAGCTCTCCCTGGCCCAGCTCATCAGCGTG AACGAGCGAGAACAGATCATGACCACCAACATCTGGCTGAAGCAG GAATGGACCGACTATCGCTTGGCTTGGGACAGTTCCCACTACGAGGGCGTGAACATCCTGAGGATCCCTGCAAAGCGTATCTGGCTACCTGACATCGTGCTGTACAACAA CGCCGATGGGACCTACGAGGTGTCGCTGTACACCAACGCGGTGGTGCGCTCCAACGGCAGCATCATGTGGCTGCCCCCCGCCATCTACACAAGCGCCTGCAGGATCCAGGTGAGGCACTTCCCCTTCGACCAGCAGAACTGCACCCTCAAGTTCCGCTCCTGGACCTACGACCACACGGAGATCGACATGGTCCTCAAGACGCCCTCGGCCAGCATGGACGACTTCACGCCCAGCGGCGAGTGGGACATCCTGGCCCTCCCGGGGCGGAGGACGGTGAACCCGCAGGACCCCAGCTACGTGGACGTGACTTACGACTTCATCATCAAGCGCAAGCCGCTCTTCTACACCATCAATCTCATCATCCCCTGCGTGCTCATCACCTCCCTGGCCATCCTGGTCTTCTACCTGCCCTCAGACTGCGGCGAGAAGATGACGCTGTGCATCTCCGTGCTGCTGGCGCTCACTGTCTTCCTGCTGCTCATCTCCAAGATCGTGCCGCCCACCTCCCTGGACGTGCCGCTCATCGGCAAGTACCTCATGTTCACCATGGTGCTCGTGACCTTCTCCATCGTCACCAGCGTCTGCGTGCTCAACGTGCACCACCGCTCGCCCAGCACCCACACCATGGCGCCTTGGGTCCAGCGCTGCTTCCTGCGCATGCTGCCCACCTTCCTCTTCATGAAACGCCCCCACGGCAGCCCCACCAGGGCCCCGCAGCCCAGCCAGGTGCCCGTGACTGCTTCCGAGGCCCCCTCCTCGGCCGTGGGTCCCACTGGTGCCGCCCACCTCTACGGGAACGCCATGTATTTTGTAAACTCTTCCTCTGCGGCACCCAAGTCTCCCTCGGACTCCGACTCGGCGGGAGTCCCCAGGGAGTTAAGGCTGAGATCCTCGGGAAGGTTCCGGCAGGATGTGCAGGACGCCTTGGAGGGTGTCAGCTTCATCGCCCAGCACATGAAGAGTGACGATCAAGACCAGAGC